TTAAATGGTATTCCAAATTCTTTTAGCAATGCATAGGCTTCCTTGTCATTTTTGGCGGTTGTCACAAATGTGATATCCATTCCATTGATTTTGGCTACTTTATCGATATCGATCTCCGGAAAGATGATCTGTTCCGAAACACCGAAAGTAAAATTTCCCCTTCCGTCGAATCCCTTGTCGTTGATGCCTTTGAAATCCCGGATGCGGGGAATGGAAACCGAAACGAGCCTGTCGAGGAACTCATACATTTTGATGTCCCTCAGGGTCACCCGGATACCGATGGGCATACCCCGGCGCAACTTGAAATTCGATATATCCGTTTTTGATTTGGTGGTGACGGCTTTCTGACCCGTGATGGATGTCATTTCAACAATTCCGGTCTCCAGTAATTTTTTGTCCGTGATTGCTGATCCCATACCCTGGTTCAGGCAGATTTTCACCAGCCTGGGCACCTGCATCAGGTTGGTAAACTCAAACTGTTTCATCAATGCAGGAGTAATTTCTTCCTGGTATTGTTTTTTCAGACGTGGTACGTAGTTCATTACTTGATCACCTCCCCAGATTTAATTGAGAACCGGATTGCTTTATTGGTTTTCGGGTCGATTCTGCGCCCGGTACGCGTTGGTTTTCCGGAAGAATCGACCACCTTGAGGTTGGAAATGTGGATGGGCGCTTCCTTATGCAAAATCCCTCCCTTGGGATTCTGTGTGTTTGGCCTGCTATG
The DNA window shown above is from Bacteroidales bacterium and carries:
- the rplX gene encoding 50S ribosomal protein L24; this encodes MKKKFHIRKGDTVMVIAGDSKGQQGRVLKIDIDKENAIVEGVNMMAKHSRPNTQNPKGGILHKEAPIHISNLKVVDSSGKPTRTGRRIDPKTNKAIRFSIKSGEVIK
- the rplE gene encoding 50S ribosomal protein L5 — encoded protein: MNYVPRLKKQYQEEITPALMKQFEFTNLMQVPRLVKICLNQGMGSAITDKKLLETGIVEMTSITGQKAVTTKSKTDISNFKLRRGMPIGIRVTLRDIKMYEFLDRLVSVSIPRIRDFKGINDKGFDGRGNFTFGVSEQIIFPEIDIDKVAKINGMDITFVTTAKNDKEAYALLKEFGIPFKTQK